The Bos indicus isolate NIAB-ARS_2022 breed Sahiwal x Tharparkar chromosome X, NIAB-ARS_B.indTharparkar_mat_pri_1.0, whole genome shotgun sequence genome has a window encoding:
- the ZDHHC9 gene encoding palmitoyltransferase ZDHHC9: MSVMVVRKKVTRKWEKLPGRNTFCCDGRVMMARQKGIFYLTLFLILGTCTLFFAFECRYLAVQLSPAIPVFAAMLFLFSMATLLRTSFSDPGVIPRALPDEAAFIEMEIEATNGAVPQGQRPPPRIKNFQINNQIVKLKYCYTCKIFRPPRASHCSICDNCVERFDHHCPWVGNCVGKRNYRYFYLFILSLSLLTIYVFAFNIVYVALKSLKIGFLETLKETPGTVLEVLICFFTLWSVVGLTGFHTFLVALNQTTNEDIKGSWTGKNRVQNPYSHGNIVKNCCEVLCGPLPPSVLDRRGILPLEESGSRPPSTQEASTSLLPQGPAPIDHLSNEMPEDTSTPEEMPPPEPPEPPQEVTEAEK, from the exons ATGTCTGTGATGGTGGTGAGAAAGAAGGTGACACGGAAATGGGAGAAACTCCCAGGCAGGAACACCTTCTGCTGTGATGGCCGCGTCATGATGGCCCGGCAAAAGGGCATCTTCTATTTGACCCTCTTCCTCATCCTGGGGACATGTACACTCTTCTTCGCCTTCGA ATGCCGCTACCTGGCTGTTCAGCTGTCTCCTGCCATCCCTGTGTTCGCTGCCATGCTGTTCCTTTTCTCCATGGCTACCCTGCTGAGGACCAGCTTCAGTGATCCTGGAGTGATCCCTCGGGCCCTACCAGATGAAGCAGCTTTCATAGAAATGGAGATAG AAGCTACCAATGGTGCGGTGCCCCAAGGCCAGCGACCACCCCCTCGTatcaagaatttccagataaACAACCAGATTGTGAAACTGAAATACTGTTATACATGCAAGATCTTCCGGCCTCCCCGGGCCTCTCATTGCAGCATCTGTGACAACTGTGTGG AACGCTTCGACCATCActgcccctgggtggggaattgTGTTGGAAAGAGGAACTACCGCTACTTCTACCTCTTcatcctgtctctctccctcctcacgATCTATGTCTTCGCCTTCAACATCGTCTATGTGGCCCTCA AATCCTTGAAAATTGGCTTCCTGGAGACATTGAAAGAAACTCCTGGAAC TGTTCTAGAAGTACTCATTTGCTTCTTCACGCTCTGGTCCGTCGTGGGACTGACTGGATTCCACACTTTCCTTGTGGCTCTCAACCAGACAACCAATGAAGAC ATCAAAGGCTCATGGACAGGGAAGAATCGTGTCCAGAATCCCTATAGCCATGGAAACATTGTGAAGAACTGCTGTGAAGTGCTGTGTGGCCCCTTGCCCCCCAG TGTGCTGGATCGAAGGGGTATTTTGCCACTGGAGGAAAGTGGAAGTCGACCCCCCAGTACTCAAGAGGCGAGTACCAGCCTTTTGCCTCAGGGCCCA GCTCCAATAGACCATCTAAGCAATGAGATGCCGGAGGACACCAGCACTCCTGAAGAGATGCCACCCCCAGAGCCCCCAGAGCCCCCACAGGAGGTGACGGAAGCTGAGAAGTAG